One window from the genome of Pyxicephalus adspersus chromosome 6, UCB_Pads_2.0, whole genome shotgun sequence encodes:
- the SMAD4 gene encoding mothers against decapentaplegic homolog 4, whose amino-acid sequence MSITNTPTSNDACLSIVHSLMCHRQGGESETFAKRAIESLVKKLKEKKDELDSLITAITTNGAHPSKCVTIQRTLDGRLQVAGRKGFPHVIYARLWRWPDLHKNELKHVKYCQYAFDLKCDSVCVNPYHYERVVSPGIDLSGLTLQSTAPSSLLVKDEYGHDYEAQQSISSSDGHSIQTIQHPPSNRSSSESYSNPSLLSSSEPSTPNATSFSSIPVPSTSQPTSLLAATHGDGLLQIASVPPQGTQQNGFSAQPATYHHNSTTTWTGSRTAAYTPNMSHHQNGHLQHHPPMPHPGHYWPVHNELAFQPPISNHPAPEYWCSIAYFEMDVQVGETFKVPSSCPIVTVDGYVDPSGGDRFCLGQLSNVHRTEAIERARLHIGKGVQLECKGEGDVWVRCLSDHAVFVQSYYLDREAGRAPGDAVHKIYPSAYIKVFDLRQCHRQMQQQAATAQAAAAAQAAAVAGNIPGPGSVGGIAPAISLSAAAGIGVDDLRRLCILRMSFVKGWGPDYPRQSIKETPCWIEIHLHRALQLLDEVLHTMPIADPQPLD is encoded by the exons ATGTCTATAACGAACACGCCTACGAGTAACGATGCTTGTTTAAGCATCGTCCACAGCTTGATGTGTCACCGCCAGGGAGGGGAGAGCGAGACATTCGCAAAGCGGGCCATCGAGAGTTTAGTGAAGAAGttgaaagagaagaaagatgaaCTGGATTCTCTGATTACTGCAATAACTACAAATGGAGCTCACCCTAGCAAATGTGTCACTATCCAAAGAACTTTAGATGGCCGTCTGCAG GTGGCTGGTAGAAAGGGCTTCCCCCATGTCATATATGCCCGCCTCTGGAGATGGCCTGATCTTCATAAGAATGAACTAAAGCACGTCAAGTATTGTCAGTATGCCTTTGATCTGAAGTGCGACAGTGTCTGCGTTAACCCTTATCACTACGAGCGGGTTGTGTCCCCAGGAATAG ATTTGTCAGGGCTCACGCTCCAAAGCACTG CGCCATCTAGCTTACTAGTGAAGGATGAATATGGCCATGACTATGAAGCACAACAAAgcatttcctcttctgatggacATTCTATTCAGACAATCCAGCACCCACCAAGTAATAGGTCATCAAGCGAGAGCTACAGCAATCCTTCACTGCTGTCATCTAGCGAGCCGAGCACCCCAAATGCCACCTCTTTCTCCAGCATCCCAGTACCCTCAACCA GTCAGCCTACCAGTTTATTGGCAGCTACACATGGTGATGGACTTTTGCAGATTGCCTCTGTGCCGCCTCAAGGGACTCAGCAAAATGGTTTCAGTGCTCAACCAGCTACTTATCATCACA ACAGTACCACAACCTGGACTGGAAGTAGAACAGCAGCTTACACACCCAATATGTCTCACCACCAGAATGGACATCTTCAGCACCATCCACCCATGCCCCATCCCGGACATTACT GGCCTGTTCACAATGAACTTGCATTCCAGCCTCCAATTTCCAATCACCCAG CCCCTGAGTACTGGTGCTCAATTGCGTACTTTGAAATGGATGTTCAGGTGGGGGAGACCTTCAAAGTCCCTTCAAGCTGTCCTATTGTCACTGTGGATGGTTATGTAGATCCATCTGGTGGTGATCGCTTTTGCTTAGGACAGCTCTCCAATGTACATAGAACAGAAGCTATTGAGAGAGcaag GTTACACATAGGAAAAGGCGTGCAGCTGGAGTGTAAAGGTGAAGGAGACGTTTGGGTGCGCTGTCTTAGTGACCATGCAGTGTTTGTACAGAGCTACTACCTTGACAGAGAAGCTGGCCGTGCTCCCGGAGACGCCGTTCACAAAATTTACCCAAGTGCATATATTAAG GTGTTTGATCTACGACAGTGTCACCGACAAATGCAACAGCAAGCAGCCACAGctcaggcggcagcagcagcacaGGCAGCAGCTGTGGCTGGTAACATACCTGGGCCAGGATCGGTTGGGGGCATTGCGCCAGCCATAA GTTTATCCGCAGCAGCAGGAATTGGCGTTGACGACCTCCGTAGGCTGTGTATTCTGCGGATGAGCTTTGTGAAAGGTTGGGGTCCTGATTACCCAAGGCAGAGTATAAAGGAGACCCCATGCTGGATTGAAATTCACTTACACCGTGCTCTTCAACTGTTGGACGAAGTCCTTCACACCATGCCCATTGCAGACCCCCAACCTCTGGACTGA